One region of Termitidicoccus mucosus genomic DNA includes:
- a CDS encoding helix-turn-helix domain-containing protein translates to MRARAQILLGACKVFAIKGYGDASIRDIANEADVIFGSVIYHFGSKEKLFIEAVRRYFLGAPPLVNCYNPVLELGGAPSPQEVADAIHETVRQLIAAIHAPQSPEFLNGLILRVLADGHKGAQTLILEHFAPYQYRVMNVLARVCPNRIERDLHAWFDLFWAQFFYPITTRSLRLLDHGRERYSEEWLRYVSHRIAWYLCMPLGLPEPTGRVDRPVRDSIKARAAARALGDDYGPGAGAPFAR, encoded by the coding sequence GTGCGGGCGCGGGCGCAGATATTACTCGGTGCCTGCAAGGTATTTGCCATCAAGGGATACGGGGATGCCAGCATCCGCGACATCGCCAACGAGGCCGACGTGATTTTCGGCTCGGTGATCTATCATTTTGGGTCCAAGGAAAAACTGTTTATCGAAGCCGTGCGGCGTTATTTCCTCGGCGCTCCGCCTCTGGTCAACTGCTACAATCCTGTCTTGGAACTCGGCGGCGCGCCCTCGCCGCAGGAGGTGGCGGACGCGATCCATGAAACGGTGCGGCAGTTGATTGCGGCGATTCATGCGCCCCAAAGCCCGGAGTTTTTGAACGGCCTGATCCTGCGAGTGCTGGCCGACGGGCACAAGGGGGCGCAAACATTGATCCTGGAGCATTTTGCGCCGTATCAATACCGGGTGATGAATGTGCTGGCTCGGGTTTGCCCCAATCGCATCGAACGGGATTTGCACGCCTGGTTCGACCTGTTTTGGGCGCAATTTTTTTATCCGATCACCACCCGCTCGCTCCGGCTGCTCGATCATGGCAGGGAACGCTATTCCGAGGAATGGCTTCGCTATGTATCGCACCGGATTGCCTGGTATCTCTGCATGCCGCTCGGCCTCCCCGAGCCGACCGGACGAGTCGACCGGCCGGTCAGGGACTCAATCAAGGCGCGGGCGGCCGCCCGCGCCTTGGGCGACGACTACGGTCCGGGTGCCGGTGCTCCATTCGCCCGATGA
- a CDS encoding ThuA domain-containing protein — MKKLPALCFVISIIFSTALSAQGWYPYKDDPVLTDRQKAELDAAMPARASVAPAKKRRVLVFSRTSDFRHYQGIVVAKYVIEKTGAQTGAWETVVSDDLANFEPAALRRFDCVVMNNTTGRPFAEPQPELKKMPAEKQAEILARDARLRENLLAYVREGGAVFGIHAGGDTYRNRNAGEYFAGYVDMIGGNFVGHPWTARETSVVVVEDPVSPVTRGLWPAGEFTARNEMYMFGDAFDRNKLRVLMALDLARCAPRPNARADGDCALVWIKNYGKGRVAYSAFGHDIALYLMPEIQELHTRLLQFACGDLAADTTSIPKPKPPARPAFITDEKPFFPAPTEAQICALENCDYGPADKDAIDTLVFATYGHNGDAAFCAAMEDFLLRELESGRGTSRYRTLLAHLVEAVGVQKQAERLGALAKAEKDEAVRSHLAEAAAHWKRVPSGKDKDRAIPSAMPDNARELGNVIGWLAANVWAPLPGWLTFDALDDTMKPRLAYALAERNEDIGSVKKLAPKTPELALAIGYAVWKRGGAAGDLSRLLSFAPLLDKKQAAQMAVYLASSAVPGRADLYAAALGAGNPDEAALAGAALALMDLSDFSKKFLAGYDNAPADEKRAMLKVCESLADDTVFAELMRRLPGEKDAALRGAMQRALTRISQALFTAPMFNATTAAYEKSDAAIRAFCLRFAVLQGDADAVRFCQRAFDDGLRSDAIRTLGGWKNQTAFDALLAMAKASADGRDKMLAQVSLANVMSRAGVRADVLEYVLKNAVRPEEKDVALKAAADFPDKKIADWLAANGYDKQAETVRENLKKKKK; from the coding sequence ATGAAAAAACTCCCCGCTCTTTGTTTTGTAATCTCTATTATATTTTCCACGGCGCTGTCCGCGCAGGGCTGGTATCCTTACAAGGACGACCCGGTGCTCACGGACAGGCAGAAGGCGGAACTCGACGCGGCGATGCCCGCGCGGGCGTCCGTCGCGCCGGCAAAAAAACGCCGGGTGCTCGTGTTTTCCCGCACGAGCGATTTCCGCCATTACCAAGGCATCGTGGTGGCAAAATATGTGATTGAAAAAACCGGGGCGCAGACCGGCGCGTGGGAGACCGTCGTCAGCGACGACCTCGCCAACTTCGAGCCCGCCGCGCTGCGCCGCTTCGACTGCGTGGTGATGAACAACACGACGGGACGCCCGTTTGCCGAACCGCAGCCGGAATTGAAAAAAATGCCCGCCGAGAAACAGGCGGAAATACTGGCCCGCGACGCGCGCCTGCGCGAAAACCTGCTCGCCTACGTCCGCGAGGGCGGCGCGGTCTTCGGCATCCACGCCGGCGGCGACACCTACCGCAACCGCAATGCCGGCGAATATTTCGCCGGGTATGTCGATATGATCGGGGGTAACTTCGTCGGCCATCCGTGGACGGCGCGCGAAACGAGCGTCGTGGTGGTGGAGGACCCCGTTTCGCCCGTCACGCGCGGCCTCTGGCCCGCCGGTGAGTTTACGGCGCGAAACGAAATGTATATGTTCGGCGACGCGTTCGACCGGAACAAGCTCCGCGTGCTCATGGCGCTCGACCTCGCCCGCTGCGCGCCGCGCCCGAACGCCCGCGCCGATGGCGATTGCGCCCTGGTCTGGATCAAAAATTACGGCAAGGGGCGCGTCGCCTACAGCGCGTTCGGCCACGACATCGCCCTGTATCTCATGCCGGAAATCCAGGAATTGCACACGCGCCTGCTCCAGTTCGCCTGCGGCGACCTTGCCGCCGACACGACTTCGATTCCGAAGCCGAAACCGCCCGCGCGTCCCGCGTTTATCACGGATGAGAAACCGTTTTTCCCCGCGCCGACCGAGGCGCAAATTTGCGCGCTGGAAAACTGCGATTACGGGCCGGCGGACAAGGACGCCATCGACACGCTGGTGTTCGCGACGTATGGGCACAACGGCGACGCGGCGTTTTGCGCGGCGATGGAGGATTTTCTTCTGCGCGAGCTGGAGTCGGGCCGCGGCACATCCCGCTACCGCACGCTGCTCGCCCATCTCGTCGAGGCGGTCGGCGTGCAAAAACAGGCGGAGCGTCTTGGCGCGCTTGCAAAGGCCGAGAAGGACGAGGCCGTGCGCTCGCATCTGGCCGAGGCCGCGGCGCATTGGAAACGCGTCCCGTCCGGAAAGGACAAGGACCGTGCGATTCCGTCCGCGATGCCGGACAACGCGCGCGAGCTGGGCAATGTCATCGGCTGGCTCGCCGCCAACGTCTGGGCGCCGCTGCCGGGCTGGCTCACCTTTGACGCGCTCGACGACACGATGAAGCCGCGGCTCGCCTACGCGCTGGCCGAGCGCAACGAAGACATTGGCAGCGTGAAAAAACTCGCCCCGAAAACGCCGGAACTCGCGCTCGCGATAGGCTACGCGGTGTGGAAACGCGGCGGCGCCGCGGGCGACCTCTCGCGCCTGCTGTCCTTCGCCCCGCTGCTCGACAAAAAACAGGCCGCGCAGATGGCGGTTTATCTTGCGTCCTCGGCGGTGCCGGGCCGCGCCGACCTGTATGCGGCGGCGCTGGGCGCGGGAAACCCGGACGAGGCCGCGCTCGCCGGGGCGGCGCTGGCGCTGATGGACCTGTCGGACTTTTCCAAAAAATTCCTCGCCGGCTACGACAACGCGCCGGCGGACGAAAAACGCGCCATGCTGAAAGTCTGCGAGTCGCTCGCTGACGACACTGTTTTCGCGGAGCTCATGCGCCGGCTGCCCGGCGAAAAGGACGCCGCGCTGCGCGGCGCGATGCAGCGCGCGCTGACGCGCATCTCGCAGGCGCTTTTCACCGCGCCGATGTTCAACGCGACGACCGCCGCCTATGAGAAAAGCGACGCCGCCATCCGCGCGTTCTGCCTGCGCTTCGCCGTGCTGCAAGGCGACGCGGACGCGGTCCGCTTCTGCCAGCGCGCCTTTGACGACGGCTTGAGAAGCGACGCCATCCGCACGCTGGGCGGCTGGAAAAACCAGACCGCGTTCGACGCGCTGCTCGCGATGGCGAAGGCTTCGGCCGACGGGCGCGACAAGATGCTCGCGCAGGTTTCGCTCGCCAATGTGATGAGCCGCGCCGGCGTGCGCGCGGACGTGCTGGAGTATGTGCTGAAAAACGCCGTCCGCCCGGAGGAAAAGGACGTGGCGCTGAAAGCCGCCGCGGATTTTCCGGACAAAAAGATCGCCGACTGGCTGGCCGCCAACGGCTACGACAAACAGGCGGAGACCGTGCGCGAGAACCTGAAGAAAAAGAAGAAGTGA
- a CDS encoding response regulator, giving the protein MVPERTLLLVDSDQCYRDAVRTAFEQYGYTVKCARGGVQALELLESREGAAVQMTILALELGDIDGGATAVRIHAFRSDIRVFIMSEFVDEVMVDDGLGGPPIEFLRKPPSPADLVVSVGRILAGGVC; this is encoded by the coding sequence ATGGTCCCAGAACGGACCCTGCTGCTGGTTGACAGCGATCAATGTTACCGGGATGCCGTGCGCACGGCGTTCGAGCAATATGGTTACACCGTGAAGTGCGCCCGTGGCGGCGTGCAGGCGCTGGAGTTGTTGGAGAGCCGCGAGGGTGCTGCGGTGCAGATGACGATTCTGGCGCTGGAGCTTGGCGATATTGATGGCGGAGCCACCGCGGTCCGCATCCATGCATTTCGTTCCGACATACGGGTGTTTATCATGTCCGAATTCGTGGACGAAGTCATGGTGGACGACGGGCTGGGCGGCCCCCCAATCGAATTTCTCCGCAAGCCGCCGTCGCCCGCGGATTTGGTCGTCTCCGTGGGGCGGATATTGGCGGGCGGCGTGTGCTGA
- a CDS encoding citrate synthase, with protein MSKVALLKLEEKEIALPLVVGSEGEKAVDISRLRSDTGYITFDEGYGNTGSCLSDITYIDGEAGILRYRGYPIEQLAEHSGFVETAYLVIHGELPKPRERMTFARLLSENAPIRQGMLRFIENFPRDAHPMAVLSASMNALGAYYPHLASNNHQNDLEHFDEAAAVAISKVRTIAAHTYRVNNGKPFNYPRPNFGYCENFLHLMFSEPYNEYISTAEVAQALNLFLLLHADHEQNCSTSTVKMVASAGANLFASVSAGVNALWGPLHGGANAAVIEMLQKIHNDGDDGTRFIAAAKDGKGDRLMGFGHRVYKNYDPRAKIIKASFYRALDSLNIKNDPLLDIAMKLEEVALHDDYFVSRKLYPNVDFYSGLIMRAIGIPVNMFTVMFAIGRMPGWIAQWREIAQNPKMKIARPRQIYTGPQIRDYVPMEKRA; from the coding sequence ATGTCCAAAGTCGCCCTGCTTAAACTGGAGGAAAAGGAAATCGCGCTGCCGCTGGTCGTCGGCTCCGAGGGAGAGAAAGCGGTGGATATCAGTCGTCTTCGCTCCGACACCGGTTACATCACCTTCGACGAGGGATACGGCAACACCGGCTCCTGCCTGAGCGATATCACCTACATCGACGGCGAGGCCGGCATCCTGCGCTATCGCGGCTATCCCATCGAGCAGCTTGCCGAGCATTCCGGCTTCGTGGAGACCGCCTACCTCGTCATCCACGGAGAACTGCCGAAGCCCCGCGAGCGCATGACCTTCGCCCGCCTGCTCTCGGAAAACGCCCCCATCCGCCAGGGCATGCTGCGCTTCATCGAGAATTTTCCGCGCGACGCGCATCCGATGGCCGTGCTCTCGGCCAGCATGAACGCCCTCGGCGCCTATTATCCCCATCTGGCGAGCAACAACCACCAGAACGACCTCGAGCACTTCGACGAGGCCGCCGCCGTCGCCATCTCGAAGGTGCGCACCATCGCCGCGCACACCTACCGCGTGAACAACGGCAAGCCCTTCAACTACCCGCGCCCGAATTTCGGCTACTGCGAGAACTTCCTGCACCTCATGTTCTCCGAGCCCTATAACGAATACATCTCCACCGCCGAGGTCGCGCAGGCGCTCAACCTCTTCCTGCTCCTGCACGCCGACCACGAGCAGAACTGCTCCACCTCCACGGTGAAAATGGTCGCCTCCGCCGGCGCGAATCTCTTCGCGTCGGTCTCCGCCGGCGTCAACGCGCTCTGGGGACCGCTGCACGGCGGGGCCAACGCGGCCGTGATCGAGATGCTGCAAAAAATCCACAACGACGGCGACGACGGCACCCGCTTCATCGCCGCCGCGAAGGACGGCAAAGGCGACCGGCTGATGGGCTTCGGTCACCGCGTGTATAAAAACTACGACCCGCGCGCGAAAATCATCAAGGCGAGCTTCTACCGCGCGCTCGACAGCCTCAACATCAAGAACGACCCGCTGCTCGACATCGCGATGAAGCTGGAGGAGGTCGCCCTGCACGACGATTACTTCGTGTCGCGCAAGCTTTATCCCAACGTCGATTTCTATTCCGGCCTCATCATGCGCGCCATCGGCATCCCGGTGAACATGTTCACGGTGATGTTCGCCATCGGACGGATGCCCGGCTGGATCGCGCAATGGCGCGAGATTGCGCAAAACCCGAAGATGAAGATCGCGCGCCCGCGCCAGATCTACACCGGGCCGCAGATTCGCGACTACGTGCCGATGGAAAAGCGCGCGTAA
- the serA gene encoding phosphoglycerate dehydrogenase produces the protein MKILVADKISPKGVEYLRKQPGFEVIEAYGSSPEKVLELVKDVHAIAVRSETKITREVFAAAPLLKVVGRAGVGVDNVDVEAATEHGVVVMNTPSGNTIATAELTFTHILCGSRPVAQAAASMREGKWDRKSFSGVELFQKTLGIVGLGRIGGEVAKRAIAFGMRVLAYDPYLAPSRAKAMQVEIATLDEILAQADYITVHMPLTDDTKYMIDEAAFEKCKKGLRIFNCARGGIIKETALLAALKSGKVAAAGLDVYEDEPLAKDSEFRQLPNVVLTPHLGASTKEAQESVGIEIAEQIADVLGGGVIRNAVNMPSIDAAALKTLGPYLDLGSKLGTLVQQISPKQIASLRITYWGKIVELDANSITRAVQRGFLRNISGEQVNFVNAPVLLKRLGIQADVTKSNTDSGYSELMAVEAVAADGKTYSAQGTLIGKGNQPRIVGINGREVEIAAVGKLLVIENEDLPGMVGTIGTLLAKDKVNIADMSLSRLTPGGIAYMLVRVDTEPGPAARDEIKGNPLVKSAKFVQL, from the coding sequence ATGAAAATCCTAGTCGCCGACAAGATATCGCCCAAAGGAGTCGAATACCTGCGCAAACAGCCGGGTTTTGAAGTCATCGAGGCCTACGGTTCCTCTCCGGAGAAAGTGCTTGAGCTGGTCAAGGACGTGCACGCCATCGCCGTGCGCTCGGAAACGAAGATCACGCGCGAAGTGTTCGCCGCCGCGCCGCTCCTCAAGGTCGTCGGCCGCGCCGGTGTCGGCGTGGACAATGTCGATGTCGAGGCCGCCACCGAGCACGGCGTCGTCGTGATGAACACGCCCTCGGGCAACACCATCGCCACCGCCGAGCTCACCTTCACCCACATCCTCTGCGGCTCGCGCCCCGTCGCCCAGGCCGCCGCCTCCATGCGCGAGGGCAAGTGGGACCGCAAATCCTTCAGCGGCGTCGAGCTTTTCCAAAAAACCCTCGGCATCGTCGGGCTCGGCCGCATCGGCGGCGAGGTCGCCAAGCGCGCCATCGCCTTCGGCATGCGCGTGCTCGCCTACGACCCCTATCTCGCGCCCAGCCGCGCCAAGGCCATGCAAGTGGAGATCGCCACGCTCGACGAAATCCTCGCGCAGGCCGACTACATCACCGTGCACATGCCGCTCACGGACGACACGAAATACATGATCGACGAGGCCGCGTTCGAGAAATGCAAAAAAGGCCTGCGCATCTTCAACTGCGCCCGCGGCGGCATCATCAAGGAAACGGCCCTCCTCGCCGCGCTCAAATCCGGCAAGGTCGCCGCCGCCGGCCTCGACGTGTATGAGGACGAGCCGCTGGCCAAGGACAGCGAATTCCGCCAGCTTCCCAACGTCGTCCTCACGCCGCACCTGGGCGCGTCCACGAAAGAGGCGCAGGAATCAGTCGGCATCGAAATCGCCGAGCAGATCGCCGACGTGCTCGGCGGCGGCGTCATCCGCAACGCCGTCAACATGCCCTCCATCGACGCCGCCGCGCTCAAGACGCTCGGGCCCTATCTCGACCTCGGCTCCAAGCTCGGCACGCTGGTCCAGCAGATCTCCCCGAAGCAAATCGCCTCGCTGCGCATCACCTATTGGGGAAAAATCGTCGAGCTCGACGCCAATTCCATCACCCGCGCCGTGCAGCGCGGCTTCCTCCGCAACATCAGCGGCGAGCAGGTCAACTTCGTCAACGCCCCCGTGCTCCTCAAGCGCCTCGGCATCCAGGCGGACGTCACGAAATCCAACACCGACAGCGGCTACAGCGAGCTCATGGCGGTCGAGGCGGTCGCCGCCGACGGGAAAACCTATTCCGCGCAAGGCACGCTCATCGGCAAGGGCAACCAGCCGCGCATCGTCGGCATCAACGGACGCGAGGTCGAAATCGCCGCCGTCGGCAAACTGCTCGTGATCGAGAACGAAGACCTGCCCGGCATGGTCGGCACCATCGGCACGCTGCTCGCGAAGGACAAGGTCAACATCGCCGACATGTCGCTCTCCCGCCTCACGCCCGGCGGCATCGCCTACATGCTGGTGCGTGTTGACACCGAGCCGGGCCCCGCCGCCCGCGACGAAATCAAAGGCAACCCGCTCGTGAAATCCGCGAAGTTCGTGCAGCTCTGA
- a CDS encoding Gfo/Idh/MocA family protein, translating into MKKACLPSLHSRRNFLKKAGLASAASLLLPRGLFGQAPATPPNSRINIGVIGLGKQATGHITTFANDERCRVAAICDVDDERLAYEKARITRLAGQRGEKADVACYKDFRELLADPSIDAVVIVTPDHWHAIQAILAARAGKAVYCEKPMTFTIEEGQRVVDAVRASGVVFQTGSQQRSDSGFRRAVQLARAGLLGEIKEVWCNFGRKYPVIYNWPAEEVPQGMDWEMWVGPAVMRPYTSHFLPRMMGGDPPRPYGHEWGEWRWHLEYGNGLQADWGAHHLDIALWGLNADGRGPKYVEVFESKNPAIPSDNRHISYTFANGAKVVYGCPDDVKRESGGATMVSFVGTEATASAARGGKFWVNKPSLRNVRFGDEDSPVYVSDDHRSNFIDAVLTGRPTICPAEIGQSSCNMCLVGNIAHLLGRSLEWDWRTRTFVGDEVANQYLWRENRGEWAKV; encoded by the coding sequence ATGAAAAAAGCATGTTTGCCGTCCCTCCATTCACGCAGGAATTTTCTTAAAAAAGCCGGGCTTGCGTCCGCGGCCTCGCTGCTGCTGCCGCGCGGGCTTTTCGGCCAGGCGCCCGCCACGCCGCCCAACTCGCGCATCAACATCGGGGTCATCGGCCTCGGCAAACAGGCGACGGGGCACATCACGACCTTCGCGAATGACGAGCGCTGCCGCGTCGCCGCGATCTGCGACGTGGACGACGAGCGCCTCGCCTACGAGAAGGCCCGGATCACGCGGCTGGCCGGGCAGCGCGGCGAAAAGGCGGACGTGGCCTGTTACAAGGACTTCCGCGAGTTGCTGGCCGATCCGTCCATCGACGCCGTCGTCATCGTGACACCCGACCACTGGCATGCCATCCAGGCGATTCTCGCGGCGCGCGCGGGCAAGGCCGTGTATTGCGAGAAGCCGATGACCTTCACCATCGAGGAAGGACAGCGCGTGGTGGACGCGGTGCGCGCGAGCGGCGTGGTTTTCCAGACCGGCTCCCAGCAGCGCAGCGACTCCGGCTTCCGCCGCGCCGTGCAACTCGCCCGCGCCGGGCTGCTCGGGGAAATCAAGGAGGTCTGGTGCAATTTCGGACGGAAGTATCCGGTCATCTACAACTGGCCCGCCGAGGAGGTGCCGCAGGGCATGGATTGGGAAATGTGGGTGGGGCCGGCGGTGATGCGGCCCTACACGTCGCATTTCCTGCCGCGCATGATGGGCGGCGACCCGCCGCGCCCCTACGGCCACGAGTGGGGCGAATGGCGCTGGCATCTCGAATACGGCAACGGCCTGCAAGCCGACTGGGGCGCGCACCATCTCGACATCGCGTTGTGGGGCCTGAACGCCGACGGGCGCGGCCCGAAATACGTGGAGGTTTTCGAGAGCAAAAATCCCGCCATCCCCTCGGACAACCGCCACATCTCCTACACCTTCGCCAACGGCGCGAAGGTCGTTTACGGCTGCCCCGACGACGTGAAACGCGAGTCCGGCGGCGCGACGATGGTGAGCTTTGTCGGCACCGAGGCGACCGCCTCGGCCGCGCGCGGCGGCAAGTTCTGGGTGAACAAACCGTCGCTGCGCAATGTTCGCTTCGGCGACGAGGACAGCCCGGTTTATGTGTCCGACGACCACCGCTCGAATTTCATCGACGCGGTGCTCACGGGCCGTCCGACGATCTGCCCGGCCGAGATCGGCCAGTCGAGCTGCAACATGTGCCTGGTCGGCAACATCGCGCACCTGCTCGGGCGCAGCCTCGAATGGGACTGGCGCACGCGCACCTTCGTCGGCGACGAGGTCGCCAACCAGTATCTCTGGCGCGAAAACCGCGGCGAGTGGGCGAAGGTTTAG
- a CDS encoding SLC13 family permease yields MNSDLILVLALLTTCMGLFIANKPRMDVVALLVILVLPLSGILTMPQALAGFSDPGVVLIASLFVIGEGLVRTGVAYRLGDWLVRKAGNSETRLLVLLMLSVAGLGSVMSSTGIVAIFIPVVLSVAARLRIPAGRLMMPLSFAGLISGMMTLVATPPNMVVDSTLKREGFAGFSFFSFTPIGVVILLMGVGYMLVARRWLTVRDDPARDGGARRKLHDLIEEYKLAGREHRLRIGDDSPLVGKALLDLNLRSQYKANIVGIERQLRLRFQTELLTPHAHTELLAGDILLVDVHEPGVDLAEMRARLKLEPLPLRGSYFTDQSREVGMAEIALPPDSGLIGKTVLELGLRRKHNLNVVGLRRERTAMQGALLEEKLRMGDTLLVIGPWKSIRQLQPLTHDFIVLSLPAEVDEVAPALKQAPWALLSLAVMVALMISGVVPNVVAALGACLLMGLFRCVDMDSAYKSINWQSLVLIAGMIPFALALEKTGGVELAVNGLLNLLGDAGPHMLLASLFVLTALIGLFISNTATAVLMAPIALSLAGRVGASPMPFAMIVALAASAAFMTPVSSPVNTLVLGPGQYRFWDFVKIGVPFTLLVLVASVLLVPWMFPL; encoded by the coding sequence GTGAATTCCGACCTTATCCTCGTTCTCGCCCTGCTTACGACCTGCATGGGGCTGTTCATCGCCAACAAGCCGCGCATGGACGTCGTCGCCTTGCTGGTGATCCTCGTTCTCCCGCTCTCCGGAATTCTGACCATGCCGCAGGCCCTCGCGGGCTTCAGCGATCCGGGCGTGGTCTTGATCGCCTCGCTGTTCGTCATCGGCGAGGGACTCGTCCGCACCGGCGTCGCCTACCGGCTCGGCGACTGGCTCGTGCGCAAGGCCGGCAACAGCGAGACCCGGCTGCTCGTGCTGCTGATGCTGTCCGTCGCCGGGCTGGGCTCGGTGATGAGCTCCACCGGCATCGTGGCCATCTTCATCCCCGTCGTGCTGAGCGTGGCGGCGCGGCTGCGCATCCCGGCCGGGCGGCTGATGATGCCGTTGAGTTTTGCCGGCCTGATCAGCGGCATGATGACACTGGTGGCCACACCGCCGAACATGGTGGTGGACAGCACGCTCAAGCGCGAAGGTTTCGCCGGCTTCAGCTTCTTCAGCTTCACGCCCATCGGCGTGGTGATCCTGCTGATGGGCGTCGGCTACATGCTGGTGGCCCGCCGCTGGCTGACGGTGAGAGACGACCCCGCGCGCGACGGTGGCGCCCGCCGCAAGCTCCATGACTTGATCGAGGAGTACAAGCTGGCCGGACGCGAACATCGCCTGCGCATCGGCGACGATTCGCCGCTGGTCGGAAAGGCGCTGCTGGATCTCAACCTCAGGAGCCAATACAAGGCCAACATCGTGGGCATTGAGCGGCAACTGCGGCTGAGGTTCCAGACCGAGCTGCTCACGCCGCACGCGCACACCGAACTGCTCGCGGGCGACATCCTGCTGGTCGATGTGCATGAGCCCGGCGTTGACCTCGCGGAGATGCGCGCCCGCCTGAAACTCGAACCATTGCCCCTGCGCGGCAGTTATTTCACCGACCAGTCACGCGAGGTCGGCATGGCCGAAATCGCCCTGCCGCCGGACTCGGGCCTGATCGGCAAGACCGTGCTCGAACTCGGCCTCCGGCGAAAACACAATCTCAACGTCGTCGGCCTGCGCCGGGAACGCACGGCGATGCAAGGCGCCTTGCTGGAGGAAAAGCTCCGCATGGGCGACACCCTGCTCGTGATCGGCCCGTGGAAATCGATCCGCCAGTTGCAACCGTTGACCCACGATTTCATCGTGCTGAGCCTGCCCGCCGAGGTTGACGAGGTGGCCCCGGCCCTGAAGCAGGCCCCTTGGGCGCTGCTCAGCCTCGCCGTCATGGTCGCGCTGATGATCTCCGGGGTCGTGCCCAATGTCGTGGCCGCCCTCGGCGCCTGTTTGCTCATGGGGCTGTTTCGCTGCGTGGACATGGACAGCGCCTACAAGTCGATCAACTGGCAGAGCCTGGTCCTGATCGCCGGCATGATTCCCTTCGCCCTCGCGCTGGAGAAAACCGGCGGCGTCGAGCTCGCGGTCAACGGCCTGCTCAACCTGCTCGGCGACGCCGGCCCGCACATGCTCCTGGCCAGCCTGTTCGTCCTGACCGCCCTGATCGGCCTGTTCATCTCCAACACGGCCACCGCCGTGCTGATGGCGCCGATCGCGCTCAGCCTGGCCGGCCGGGTCGGCGCCTCGCCGATGCCTTTCGCCATGATCGTGGCGCTGGCGGCATCGGCGGCTTTCATGACGCCGGTCTCGTCGCCGGTAAACACCCTCGTGCTCGGCCCCGGACAGTATCGTTTTTGGGACTTCGTAAAAATCGGCGTGCCGTTCACCCTGCTGGTGCTGGTGGCCAGCGTGCTGCTGGTGCCGTGGATGTTTCCACTTTGA